A portion of the Stigmatella aurantiaca DW4/3-1 genome contains these proteins:
- the yidD gene encoding membrane protein insertion efficiency factor YidD, which translates to MLSISPLLTAWALVALPPPPFGDARHPVTHEVSRVQPSRREAPGDSQFLGVAYRFYQTVVTPMDGPRCAHRPTCSAYARQAIARHGLVGLWLAYDRLLRDARSSQVRALPVVLEHGRFVYLDPLEESTFWLP; encoded by the coding sequence ATGCTGTCAATTTCCCCCCTGCTCACCGCCTGGGCGCTGGTGGCACTCCCGCCGCCTCCGTTCGGGGATGCGCGTCATCCGGTGACGCACGAGGTGTCCCGAGTCCAGCCCTCGCGGCGGGAGGCGCCGGGCGACAGCCAATTTCTGGGCGTGGCCTACCGCTTCTATCAAACCGTCGTGACGCCCATGGATGGGCCTCGCTGCGCGCACCGGCCCACCTGCTCGGCCTATGCGCGGCAGGCCATCGCGCGGCATGGGCTGGTGGGGCTCTGGCTGGCTTATGACCGGCTGCTGCGCGATGCCCGCTCGTCGCAAGTCCGGGCCCTGCCGGTGGTCCTGGAACACGGGCGGTTCGTGTATCTGGATCCCCTGGAGGAGAGCACCTTCTGGTTACCCTGA
- a CDS encoding tetratricopeptide repeat protein, whose product MLALALAGTPGADEQLGFAGALHAEGDYYRAIGEYKRFLYLYPDEPRADEARLSIGRAYAQGGQADAAEAYFLSLSGISPAWRSRSMLEIGWARAMAGRPEAAALSLKAFLREPGPLAEDGAHRARYLLGWSLLELGQGSEASQAFAALPPFPGQGRLTEAARSWGALPRKSPVLAGVLSLIPGAGHVYIGEPVVGLAALAWNGLFSFALYESIRQEQLGIAVLLGALESLWYTGTIFGAVSGAQKYNRDVRWRALDALRLSAPDRPERWPPG is encoded by the coding sequence TTGCTGGCCCTGGCACTCGCGGGCACCCCCGGGGCGGATGAGCAACTGGGCTTCGCCGGCGCGCTGCACGCCGAGGGCGACTATTACCGGGCGATCGGCGAGTACAAACGCTTTCTCTACCTCTACCCAGACGAGCCCCGGGCGGATGAGGCGCGGCTCTCCATCGGCCGGGCCTATGCGCAGGGCGGACAGGCCGACGCCGCCGAGGCCTATTTCCTGTCTCTGTCTGGCATCTCCCCCGCCTGGCGCTCCCGGTCGATGCTGGAGATCGGCTGGGCCCGCGCCATGGCGGGCCGGCCCGAGGCCGCGGCCCTGTCGCTCAAAGCCTTTCTCCGGGAGCCCGGCCCCCTGGCGGAGGACGGCGCGCACCGCGCCCGCTATCTGCTGGGTTGGTCCCTGCTGGAGCTGGGTCAGGGGAGCGAGGCCTCGCAGGCGTTCGCCGCCCTGCCCCCTTTTCCCGGGCAGGGGCGTCTCACCGAAGCGGCCCGGAGCTGGGGAGCCTTGCCGCGCAAGTCGCCCGTCCTGGCCGGCGTCCTGTCCCTCATCCCAGGGGCTGGGCACGTCTATATTGGAGAGCCCGTGGTGGGGCTCGCGGCCCTGGCCTGGAACGGCCTCTTCTCTTTCGCGCTCTACGAGTCCATCCGCCAGGAGCAGCTGGGCATCGCGGTGCTCCTGGGGGCGCTCGAGTCGCTCTGGTACACGGGCACGATCTTTGGCGCCGTCAGCGGGGCGCAGAAGTACAACCGGGACGTGCGCTGGCGGGCGCTCGATGCGCTGCGCCTGAGCGCCCCTGACCGCCCGGAGCGCTGGCCCCCCGGCTGA
- the ggt gene encoding gamma-glutamyltransferase — protein MRRHLIAAGAGWLLTVSCTHGSGASSGASLAPVSTPASTPEATGRGGAAATVDVRATSAAIEILKGGGNAVDAAVAAAAVLGATDLYSCGIGGGGFMVIYRAEDQRVITVEHREMAPRASSRGLFYAGDTPIPMPEVMTSGVSAGVPGMVQGWEVALSRYGTRGFAEVLQPAIRVAEQGFEVDQTFFEQTSRNVERFKLFSSSAQLLLPAEGKPVPVGAIFRNPDLAKTYRRVAQEGSRAFYRGDIARAIVDTVARPPMAPEAGHPVRPGVMTLADLSDYEARIREPVKSTYRGYTVYGMGAPTSGGITVELALNILEGYEPSALGRVDFLHRYLEASRLAFADRTAYVADPEYVDVPVAGLLSKDYAAERRKALPPAQAASGEVLAGNPFAFQVDPSVTRSAAALSAAPGLAALAPSPLDIPNRETTHVTTTDKVGNIVAYTCSIEYEGGNGMVVPGYGFLLNNELTDFDVPPAPGAPHANTPEPGKRPRSSMSPTLVFKDGAPVLALGSPGGSTIITTVLQTLIHHLDFGMPVLEAVAAPRVSQRNTPDGKSQAEPEFIASPEAAALQARGHVFTNVGPMGALTGIRFHPDGTVTAIAEPRRRGGGSAMVVEPVSRPGN, from the coding sequence ATGCGCAGACACCTCATCGCGGCGGGAGCCGGTTGGCTGCTGACGGTCAGCTGCACCCATGGCAGCGGGGCCTCCTCCGGGGCCTCGCTCGCGCCCGTGTCCACGCCCGCGTCCACACCCGAGGCGACGGGACGGGGCGGCGCGGCGGCCACGGTGGATGTCCGGGCGACCTCCGCCGCCATCGAGATTCTCAAGGGCGGTGGCAACGCGGTGGACGCGGCGGTGGCGGCGGCGGCCGTGCTCGGCGCGACGGACCTGTACTCCTGTGGCATCGGCGGGGGCGGCTTCATGGTCATCTACCGGGCCGAGGACCAGCGCGTCATCACCGTGGAGCACCGGGAGATGGCGCCTCGGGCGTCGAGCCGGGGGCTCTTCTACGCGGGGGACACGCCCATCCCCATGCCCGAGGTGATGACCAGCGGGGTGTCCGCGGGCGTTCCGGGCATGGTGCAGGGGTGGGAGGTGGCCCTGTCTCGTTACGGCACCCGAGGGTTCGCCGAGGTGCTCCAGCCCGCCATCCGCGTTGCCGAGCAAGGCTTCGAGGTGGATCAGACGTTCTTCGAGCAGACCTCGCGCAACGTGGAGCGCTTCAAGCTGTTCTCCAGCTCGGCCCAACTGCTCCTGCCCGCCGAGGGGAAGCCCGTCCCCGTCGGCGCGATCTTCCGCAACCCGGATCTGGCGAAGACCTACCGGCGGGTGGCTCAAGAGGGCAGCCGGGCCTTCTACCGGGGGGACATCGCCCGGGCCATCGTGGACACGGTGGCCCGGCCCCCCATGGCCCCCGAGGCGGGGCACCCCGTGCGGCCAGGGGTGATGACGCTGGCGGACCTCTCGGACTACGAGGCGCGCATCCGTGAGCCGGTGAAGAGCACCTACCGGGGGTACACGGTGTATGGCATGGGCGCGCCCACCAGCGGTGGCATCACCGTGGAGCTGGCCCTGAACATCCTGGAGGGCTACGAGCCCTCCGCCCTGGGCCGGGTGGACTTCCTGCACCGCTACCTCGAGGCGTCGCGTCTGGCTTTCGCGGACCGGACCGCCTACGTCGCGGATCCCGAGTACGTGGACGTGCCCGTGGCGGGGCTGCTCTCCAAGGACTACGCCGCCGAGCGGCGCAAGGCGCTCCCGCCCGCTCAGGCCGCCTCGGGGGAAGTGCTCGCGGGCAACCCCTTCGCCTTCCAGGTGGACCCCAGCGTCACCCGGTCCGCCGCCGCGCTGTCCGCCGCGCCCGGTCTGGCCGCGCTCGCCCCCTCGCCGCTGGACATCCCCAACCGCGAGACGACGCACGTCACCACCACGGACAAGGTGGGCAACATCGTCGCGTACACGTGCAGCATCGAGTACGAGGGGGGCAACGGCATGGTGGTTCCCGGCTACGGCTTCCTGCTCAACAACGAGCTGACGGACTTCGATGTGCCGCCGGCGCCTGGAGCCCCGCACGCCAACACCCCCGAGCCGGGCAAGCGTCCGCGCAGCAGCATGAGCCCGACGCTGGTGTTCAAGGACGGAGCCCCCGTGCTCGCGCTGGGAAGCCCCGGGGGCAGCACCATCATCACCACGGTGCTCCAGACGCTCATCCACCACCTGGACTTCGGAATGCCCGTGCTGGAGGCGGTGGCGGCGCCGCGCGTCTCCCAGCGCAACACGCCGGATGGCAAGAGCCAGGCAGAGCCCGAGTTCATCGCCTCGCCGGAGGCCGCGGCGCTGCAAGCGCGGGGGCATGTCTTCACCAATGTGGGCCCGATGGGGGCGCTCACCGGCATCCGCTTCCACCCGGACGGTACCGTCACCGCCATCGCGGAGCCGCGGCGCCGGGGCGGGGGCAGCGCCATGGTGGTTGAGCCCGTGTCGCGTCCCGGGAACTGA
- a CDS encoding CHAP domain-containing protein: MSVGASKGSTSSPSRPTSTREISTPEATRPSPSAEETSLKTGTQTDRFEVASAQGPTATRQIRASTTPRGTSGMNVDRALAHLNANTFSQSQGKCALHVRQAIEAGGVRLDVNTRPVSAKDYGAYLGRHGFTPVDTQNYVPQRGDVAVIQPYPGGSPDGHIAMYDGNQWVSDFRQRDMWSGPGYRQAQPPYEIYRP; this comes from the coding sequence ATGTCTGTCGGAGCATCGAAAGGCAGCACGTCCAGTCCGTCACGCCCAACCTCGACGCGCGAGATTTCAACCCCCGAGGCCACACGCCCCTCCCCTTCCGCCGAGGAAACCTCTCTCAAGACGGGGACGCAGACGGACCGGTTCGAGGTCGCCTCCGCCCAGGGCCCCACCGCCACCCGGCAGATCAGGGCCAGCACCACGCCGCGCGGAACGTCGGGCATGAATGTCGACAGGGCGCTGGCTCACCTCAATGCCAACACCTTCTCCCAATCCCAGGGCAAGTGCGCGCTCCATGTCCGCCAGGCCATCGAGGCGGGCGGGGTCAGGCTGGATGTGAACACGCGGCCCGTGTCCGCCAAGGACTACGGTGCGTACCTCGGACGGCATGGTTTCACGCCCGTCGATACCCAGAACTACGTGCCGCAGCGGGGCGATGTGGCGGTCATCCAGCCCTACCCAGGGGGCTCGCCGGACGGCCACATCGCGATGTACGACGGCAACCAGTGGGTCTCGGACTTCCGGCAGCGAGACATGTGGAGCGGCCCTGGTTACCGCCAGGCGCAGCCTCCCTACGAAATTTATCGCCCCTGA
- a CDS encoding AraC family transcriptional regulator codes for MPRLEEDAFVDPDEVSRPALAVGLSLVTGGFELDFHRHRKAQLFFMVRGEMTCEASNALWLVPPQSALWIPGSTSHRLKGRAPLEVFSLFVEPEAATTLPSECCAVSVSPLLRELLFRAAALPALYPLDGPKTRLVSVLLDELGAAQVEKLRLPMPTDARLRRLVEMITAQPADGATMKEWAQRIGVGERTLNRLLVHETGMSFGRWRQQLHIILALQWLTRGASVQNVALDLGYESASSFVTMFRKALGTSPARYITRRLDLARFRWAPSQPGAAAGAAQGR; via the coding sequence ATGCCCCGTTTGGAAGAAGACGCCTTTGTCGATCCGGATGAGGTCTCTCGGCCCGCCTTGGCGGTGGGGCTGAGCTTGGTGACCGGGGGGTTCGAGCTGGACTTTCACCGTCACCGCAAGGCACAGCTGTTCTTCATGGTCCGTGGCGAGATGACGTGTGAGGCGTCAAACGCCTTGTGGCTCGTCCCCCCTCAGTCCGCGCTGTGGATTCCAGGTAGCACGAGCCACAGACTCAAGGGCCGGGCCCCTCTGGAGGTGTTCTCGCTGTTCGTGGAGCCTGAAGCGGCCACCACGCTGCCTTCAGAGTGCTGCGCGGTTTCGGTCAGCCCACTCCTGCGAGAGTTGCTGTTCCGCGCCGCGGCGTTGCCTGCCCTGTATCCCCTCGATGGGCCGAAGACCCGGCTGGTCTCCGTTCTGCTCGACGAGCTGGGGGCAGCCCAGGTGGAGAAGCTGCGGCTGCCGATGCCCACGGATGCGCGGCTCCGCCGGCTCGTCGAGATGATCACCGCCCAGCCGGCGGACGGCGCGACCATGAAGGAATGGGCCCAGCGGATTGGCGTGGGCGAGCGGACGCTGAATCGCCTGCTCGTTCATGAGACCGGGATGAGCTTTGGCCGATGGCGCCAGCAACTCCACATCATCCTGGCCTTGCAGTGGCTCACGCGGGGCGCGTCCGTGCAGAACGTCGCCCTGGATTTGGGCTATGAGAGCGCGAGCAGCTTCGTGACCATGTTTCGCAAGGCGCTCGGCACTTCGCCCGCGCGGTACATCACGCGGCGGCTCGATCTGGCCAGATTCAGGTGGGCACCGTCACAGCCTGGGGCCGCCGCCGGGGCGGCTCAGGGGCGATAA
- a CDS encoding O-methyltransferase, whose amino-acid sequence MDTLSTGKVAETLKRLHEEAHQADRALMESFERSDLKEQLADFVLREQTGYTSLYQSLSGNFLSVSPEFGRFLYSCVRACRPQVAVEFGSSMGISAIYTACALRDNGGGKLIGTELEASKVQRARANVEAAGLTGLVEFRIGDALETLKNIEGQIDLVLMDGAFILYLPVLKLLEPRLRTGALIIGENAIEDAGGYLDYVRNPANGYLSQPIPFQEGRGNEFTVVTR is encoded by the coding sequence ATGGATACCCTTTCGACAGGCAAGGTTGCTGAAACGCTCAAGCGTCTCCACGAAGAAGCCCACCAAGCCGATCGCGCGTTGATGGAGTCCTTCGAGCGTTCGGATCTCAAGGAGCAACTCGCCGATTTCGTTCTGAGAGAGCAGACCGGGTACACGTCGCTGTACCAAAGTCTCTCCGGGAACTTCCTCAGTGTGTCTCCAGAGTTCGGCCGCTTCCTCTACAGTTGTGTGAGGGCGTGCAGGCCCCAGGTGGCCGTCGAGTTTGGGTCCTCCATGGGCATCTCGGCCATCTACACGGCGTGCGCGCTGCGCGACAACGGCGGCGGCAAGCTGATTGGAACCGAGCTGGAAGCCTCCAAGGTGCAGCGGGCACGGGCGAACGTCGAGGCCGCCGGTCTCACCGGTCTCGTCGAGTTCCGCATCGGGGATGCGCTGGAGACGCTGAAGAACATCGAGGGCCAGATCGACCTGGTGCTGATGGATGGGGCGTTCATCCTCTACCTCCCCGTGCTCAAGCTCCTGGAGCCGCGCCTCAGGACGGGGGCACTGATCATCGGCGAGAACGCCATCGAGGACGCGGGAGGCTACCTCGACTATGTGCGCAACCCCGCGAACGGCTATCTCTCCCAGCCCATCCCTTTCCAGGAGGGGCGCGGCAATGAGTTCACGGTCGTGACGCGATGA
- a CDS encoding NADPH-dependent F420 reductase: MRLGIIGSGKVGRALGAWAAKLGDEVAFTSRTASHAQEAARSAGHGARALDLNALVQDAEVLLLTLPYTEIQRTLAPLGEALRGKILVDVTNPITADHRALSLGHITSGAEEIARQFPLAHVVKAFNAVFAEVYATHQAQLSGRPLTLFYAGDDAASKQQVRKLISRMGFDAVDAGPLQNARYLEPLSLLNIHLGRVLGFGTHIGLSLLREPS, encoded by the coding sequence ATGCGTCTGGGAATCATCGGCAGTGGAAAGGTCGGCCGTGCGCTCGGCGCCTGGGCCGCCAAGCTGGGCGACGAGGTGGCCTTCACTTCTCGCACCGCGAGCCATGCTCAGGAAGCTGCGCGAAGTGCTGGGCATGGGGCCCGGGCCCTGGACCTGAACGCGCTCGTTCAGGACGCCGAGGTCCTTTTGCTGACCCTCCCGTACACGGAAATCCAGAGGACACTGGCGCCCCTGGGGGAAGCCCTCCGGGGCAAGATCCTCGTCGACGTCACCAATCCCATCACAGCCGATCACCGCGCGCTGAGCCTGGGTCACATCACGTCCGGTGCCGAGGAGATCGCCCGCCAGTTCCCCCTGGCGCACGTGGTGAAGGCCTTCAATGCCGTCTTCGCCGAGGTCTACGCCACCCATCAGGCGCAGCTCTCGGGGCGTCCCCTCACCCTGTTCTATGCGGGAGATGATGCGGCGTCGAAGCAGCAGGTCCGGAAGCTCATCTCCCGGATGGGCTTCGACGCCGTCGATGCGGGACCCCTCCAGAACGCGCGATACCTGGAGCCCCTGTCACTGCTCAACATTCACCTGGGCCGTGTGCTGGGCTTCGGGACGCACATCGGCCTGTCGTTGCTCCGCGAGCCGTCCTGA
- a CDS encoding FadR/GntR family transcriptional regulator, with protein sequence MEWVGLVGRVEQDLERMISQGLLPQDGLLPSENTLAKHYGLSRSTVREALKRLAARALIEQHPGRRSRALPLEGAVTLENLGVVLEGPGAAHPERRKLLEGFLALKRETAVELLAACCQQASARDLDTLAGLCFELAEEARWGEHPERWAELEFELLRQAARAVERPGQALLLQSLERSYRGLARRLRPHLNAQATRQWALCALHALAAKDAQSLRRELPALLQASDAHLLAGLPPPQEPRESSRSPLCAETTPSHPTPEYADATERLPEAKGPSLSACPTGSSQRPPTGGPPPEAPFSDSHDPLGDGVPGSEVPQGQEASRRVPLGLQERPPQALSGSGTGGEFLGRQSGHLLLDGTKENEPGGACTTVFGDADT encoded by the coding sequence ATGGAATGGGTGGGGCTTGTCGGACGAGTGGAGCAGGACCTGGAGCGGATGATTTCGCAAGGCCTGCTGCCCCAGGATGGATTGCTTCCCTCAGAAAACACTCTGGCCAAGCACTACGGACTTTCACGGAGCACCGTCCGTGAAGCACTGAAGCGCCTGGCCGCCAGAGCGTTGATTGAGCAGCACCCGGGCCGCCGCAGCCGAGCCCTCCCCTTGGAGGGGGCGGTGACCCTGGAGAACCTGGGAGTGGTGCTGGAGGGCCCGGGCGCCGCACACCCGGAGAGGCGGAAGCTGCTGGAGGGTTTTCTGGCCCTCAAGCGAGAGACGGCAGTGGAACTGCTGGCGGCGTGTTGCCAGCAGGCCTCTGCCAGGGACTTGGACACGCTGGCAGGCCTGTGCTTCGAGTTGGCGGAGGAGGCCCGCTGGGGCGAACACCCCGAGAGGTGGGCGGAACTGGAGTTCGAGTTGCTGAGGCAGGCAGCCCGCGCGGTGGAGCGTCCCGGACAGGCGCTGCTGCTGCAATCCCTGGAGCGCTCGTACCGGGGACTGGCTCGGCGGCTGAGGCCGCACCTGAATGCGCAGGCCACTCGGCAGTGGGCACTCTGTGCGCTGCACGCCTTGGCTGCCAAGGACGCGCAGTCGCTGCGCCGGGAACTGCCCGCCTTGCTCCAGGCGAGCGATGCGCACCTGCTCGCAGGCCTCCCACCCCCGCAGGAGCCCAGGGAGTCGTCACGGTCCCCACTCTGCGCAGAGACCACCCCCTCTCACCCCACCCCGGAGTACGCGGACGCCACGGAGAGGCTGCCGGAGGCGAAGGGTCCCAGCCTGTCTGCTTGTCCTACAGGTTCGAGCCAACGGCCACCCACGGGTGGCCCCCCACCCGAGGCTCCCTTCTCTGACTCACACGACCCTCTGGGAGACGGGGTGCCCGGCTCGGAGGTGCCTCAGGGCCAGGAAGCGTCGCGAAGGGTTCCGCTTGGCCTCCAGGAGCGCCCGCCCCAGGCTCTGAGTGGCTCGGGCACTGGGGGTGAGTTCTTGGGCAGGCAGAGCGGACACCTCCTCCTGGATGGAACGAAGGAGAACGAACCAGGTGGAGCGTGTACGACTGTCTTTGGAGACGCGGACACTTGA